The Planctomycetia bacterium genome includes a window with the following:
- the tatC gene encoding twin-arginine translocase subunit TatC → MLKLPKEDLFQDTTMTFGEHLDELRRCLMRAVLGLLIGFGIGLYFGKDVVRVLQAPLQGALETYYAEEALDDLQDMLRERDMSESEIAWTQDHLQDIIIQDEMLFDFVFVSPENLTNLTPGGEKLTEQQLLRYGRPQQQYKTVAALAAELQEIYADPLNGEALKLPPASQQFENADAMLVELKRLNPTLPKDVQVPLVTLRLAQLTPMLFWHPMSKDQRLRLKSFGTQESFMIYIKASFVLGAVLGSPWIFYQLWLFVASGLYPHEKRYVYWYGPMSLGLFLFGALFAFFAVFEPVLYFLLTYNRDMGIDPDPRITEWLNFVIILPLAFGVSFQLPMVMLFLERIGIFTMQQYLAKWRIAVLVIFVVSAILTPADPYTIFFMALPLTVLYFLAIGLCKYFPRNKSPFEEAAA, encoded by the coding sequence ATGCTGAAGCTGCCCAAGGAAGATCTTTTCCAAGACACGACGATGACCTTCGGGGAGCACCTCGATGAGCTTCGCCGTTGCCTGATGCGCGCCGTGCTGGGGCTGTTGATCGGCTTCGGTATCGGCCTCTACTTCGGCAAGGACGTCGTCCGCGTGCTGCAAGCGCCGCTGCAAGGTGCGCTGGAAACGTACTACGCCGAGGAAGCCCTCGATGATCTGCAAGACATGCTCCGCGAGCGCGACATGTCCGAGTCGGAAATCGCCTGGACGCAGGACCACCTCCAGGACATCATCATCCAGGACGAAATGCTGTTCGATTTCGTCTTCGTCAGTCCGGAGAACCTCACCAATCTGACGCCCGGCGGCGAAAAGCTCACTGAACAACAATTGCTGCGGTACGGACGACCGCAGCAACAATACAAAACCGTCGCAGCGCTTGCCGCCGAGTTACAGGAGATCTACGCCGATCCGCTTAACGGCGAAGCGCTGAAATTGCCGCCGGCAAGTCAGCAGTTCGAAAACGCCGATGCAATGTTGGTGGAGTTGAAACGGCTCAACCCGACGTTGCCGAAGGACGTTCAAGTTCCCCTAGTCACGCTGCGTTTGGCGCAACTCACGCCGATGCTGTTCTGGCATCCCATGAGCAAGGACCAACGCCTGCGGCTGAAATCTTTCGGCACGCAGGAATCGTTCATGATCTACATCAAGGCCTCCTTCGTGCTGGGAGCGGTGCTGGGCAGCCCTTGGATTTTCTACCAACTCTGGCTGTTCGTGGCCTCGGGGCTGTATCCGCACGAGAAGCGGTACGTCTATTGGTATGGCCCCATGAGCCTGGGGCTGTTCCTGTTTGGCGCGCTATTCGCCTTCTTCGCCGTCTTCGAGCCGGTGCTGTATTTCCTGCTGACTTACAACCGCGACATGGGCATCGATCCCGACCCGCGGATCACCGAGTGGTTGAACTTCGTGATCATTTTGCCGTTGGCCTTTGGCGTCAGCTTTCAGTTGCCGATGGTGATGTTGTTCCTGGAACGCATCGGCATTTTCACGATGCAGCAGTACCTGGCCAAGTGGCGGATCGCAGTGCTGGTGATCTTCGTCGTCTCGGCGATTCTCACGCCGGCGGACCCCTACACGATCTTCTTCATGGCCCTGCCGCTCACGGTGCTGTATTTCCTGGCCATCGGCCTCTGCAAGTACTTCCCGCGAAACAAGAGCCCCTTCGAAGAAGCCGCGGCGTAG